One region of Kogia breviceps isolate mKogBre1 chromosome 17, mKogBre1 haplotype 1, whole genome shotgun sequence genomic DNA includes:
- the ZNF16 gene encoding zinc finger protein 16 isoform X6 — translation MPSLRVRPEEAEMELSVPGPSPWIPRTQACVSDAPAVTHPGSALHGPLCCGDAEPEATPPHHQHPDWDPRTEDKEFLQKEEVSEDLESQTETSENHASDVSQTPELGELCDSALERDWEVPEDERQVQSPCWEGDFIPVQVLLKSSSGEKEVDCDDIKRGFRLSPSPVGRQGAPAEERPRPYDMHGQSFPHSVDLISYEGLHATESPFICNECGNTFQGGPDLIQHQTAHTGQKSFICNECGRPFSTHSDLLRHRLTHRREKPHVCTECGKAFGQSSSLKKHQKSHVSEKPYECSECGKAFRRTSNLIQHQRIHSGEKPYVCNACGKAFRRSSNLIKHQRVHTGEKPFECDECGKAFSQSSHLRKHQRVHTGERPYACSECGKPFSRVSNLIKHHRVHTGEKPYKCSDCGKAFSQSSSLIQHRRIHTGEKPHVCGVCGKAFSYSSVLRKHQIIHTGEKPYECSICGKAFSHSSALIQHQGVHTGDKPYECRECGKTFGRSSNLILHQRVHTGEKPYECTECGKTFSQSSTLIQHQRIHNGLKPHECNQCGKAFNRSSNLIHHQKVHTGEKPYACIECGKGFSQSSHLIQHQIIHTAPCLHLCLTRPLAFTARQLLWLHVPPHPAWI, via the exons ATGCCCAGCCTCAGAGTACGCCCTGAAGAGGCAGAAATGGAGCTCTCAGTCCCTGGACCATCGCCTTGGATCCCCAGAACACAGGCCTGTGTGAGTGATGCTCCTGCTGTGACCCACCCTGGATCTGCACTTCATGGTCCCCTCTGCTGTGGTGATGCTGAGCCAGAAGCCACCCCCCCTCACCATCAGCATCCAG ATTGGGACCCCAGGACTGAGGACAAGGAGTTTCTTCAGAAGGAAGAAGTTTCTGAGGATTTGGAATCACAGACAGAAACATCCGAAAACCATGCCAGTGATGTTTCCCAGACGCCTGAGCTTGGAGAACTCTGTGACAGTGCATTAGAAAGAGACTGGGAGGTCCCTGAGGATGAGAGACAGGTGCAGTCCCCCTGCTGGGAGGGGGACTTCATACCAGTGCAAGTGCTTCTCAAGAGCTCCTCAGGAGAGAAAGAGGTGGACTGTGATGACATCAAGAGAGGCTTCCGTCTGAGCCCAAGCCCAGTGGGACGTCAGGGAGCCCCTGCAGAAGAGCGGCCACGTCCGTACGACATGCATGGCCAGAGCTTCCCACACAGTGTGGACCTTATCAGCTATGAGGGACTTCACGCAACCGAAAGCCCATTCATCTGCAACGAGTGTGGGAACACCTTCCAAGGAGGCCCCGATCTTATTCAGCATCAGACAGCGCACACTGGACAGAAGTCCTTCATATGTAATGAGTGTGGAAGGCCCTTTAGCACACATTCAGACCTCCTCAGGCACCGGCTTACCCACCGCAGAGAGAAGCCACATGTGTGTACTGAGTGTGGAAAGGCCTTCGGCCAGAGCTCCAGCCTTAAAAAGCACCAGAAGTCCCATGTGAGCGAGAAGCCCTACGAGTGCAGTGAGTGCGGGAAGGCCTTCAGGAGGACCTCCAACCTCATCCAGCATCAAAGAATCCACTCTGGGGAGAAGCCATACGTGTGCAATGCCTGCGGGAAGGCCTTCAGGCGGAGCTCCAACCTTATCAAACACCAGAGGGTCCACACAGGGGAGAAGCCCTTTGAGTGTGACGAGTGCGGGAAGGCCTTCAGCCAGAGCTCACACCTGAGGAAGCACCAGAGGGTCCACACCGGGGAGAGGCCTTACGCGTGTAGCGAGTGCGGCAAACCCTTTAGCCGGGTGTCCAACCTCATTAAGCATCACAGGGTCCACACGGGGGAGAAGCCCTACAAGTGCAGTGACTGTGGGAAGGCCTTCAGCCAGAGCTCGAGCCTCATCCAGCACCGGAgaatccacactggagagaagcctcACGTGTGCGGTGTgtgtgggaaggccttcagcTACAGCTCAGTGCTCAGAAAGCACCAGATCATCCACACGGGAGAGAAGCCGTATGAGTGCAGCATCTGTGGGAAGGCCTTCAGCCACAGCTCTGCACTCATCCAGCACCAGGGTGTGCACACAGGTGACAAGCCCTATGAGTGTCGCGAGTGCGGGAAGACCTTCGGTCGCAGCTCCAACCTCATCCTGCACCAGCgagttcacactggagagaagccctatgAATGTACTGAGTGTGGGAAAACCTTCAGCCAGAGCTCAACTCTCATCCAGCATCAGAGGATCCATAACGGGTTGAAACCCCACGAGTGTAACCAGTGCGGCAAAGCCTTCAACCGGAGCTCAAACCTCATCCACCACCAGAAagtccacactggagagaagccctacGCATGCATCGAGTGTGGGAAGGGCTTCAGCCAGAGCTCACACCTCATTCAGCATCAGATCATCCACACTG CTCCCTGCCTCCATCTCTGCCTGACGAGACCTCTCGCTTTCACTGCAAGGCAGCTCCTCTGGCTTCATGTTCCTCCTCATCCAGCCTGGATTTGA
- the ZNF16 gene encoding zinc finger protein 16 isoform X5 yields MPPRWVPAPGGLGSVPAMPSLRVRPEEAEMELSVPGPSPWIPRTQACVSDAPAVTHPGSALHGPLCCGDAEPEATPPHHQHPDWDPRTEDKEFLQKEEVSEDLESQTETSENHASDVSQTPELGELCDSALERDWEVPEDERQVQSPCWEGDFIPVQVLLKSSSGEKEVDCDDIKRGFRLSPSPVGRQGAPAEERPRPYDMHGQSFPHSVDLISYEGLHATESPFICNECGNTFQGGPDLIQHQTAHTGQKSFICNECGRPFSTHSDLLRHRLTHRREKPHVCTECGKAFGQSSSLKKHQKSHVSEKPYECSECGKAFRRTSNLIQHQRIHSGEKPYVCNACGKAFRRSSNLIKHQRVHTGEKPFECDECGKAFSQSSHLRKHQRVHTGERPYACSECGKPFSRVSNLIKHHRVHTGEKPYKCSDCGKAFSQSSSLIQHRRIHTGEKPHVCGVCGKAFSYSSVLRKHQIIHTGEKPYECSICGKAFSHSSALIQHQGVHTGDKPYECRECGKTFGRSSNLILHQRVHTGEKPYECTECGKTFSQSSTLIQHQRIHNGLKPHECNQCGKAFNRSSNLIHHQKVHTGEKPYACIECGKGFSQSSHLIQHQIIHTAPCLHLCLTRPLAFTARQLLWLHVPPHPAWI; encoded by the exons ATGCCGCCGCGGTGGGTGCCGGCCCCGGGAGGCCTAGGCTCG GTCCCAGCCATGCCCAGCCTCAGAGTACGCCCTGAAGAGGCAGAAATGGAGCTCTCAGTCCCTGGACCATCGCCTTGGATCCCCAGAACACAGGCCTGTGTGAGTGATGCTCCTGCTGTGACCCACCCTGGATCTGCACTTCATGGTCCCCTCTGCTGTGGTGATGCTGAGCCAGAAGCCACCCCCCCTCACCATCAGCATCCAG ATTGGGACCCCAGGACTGAGGACAAGGAGTTTCTTCAGAAGGAAGAAGTTTCTGAGGATTTGGAATCACAGACAGAAACATCCGAAAACCATGCCAGTGATGTTTCCCAGACGCCTGAGCTTGGAGAACTCTGTGACAGTGCATTAGAAAGAGACTGGGAGGTCCCTGAGGATGAGAGACAGGTGCAGTCCCCCTGCTGGGAGGGGGACTTCATACCAGTGCAAGTGCTTCTCAAGAGCTCCTCAGGAGAGAAAGAGGTGGACTGTGATGACATCAAGAGAGGCTTCCGTCTGAGCCCAAGCCCAGTGGGACGTCAGGGAGCCCCTGCAGAAGAGCGGCCACGTCCGTACGACATGCATGGCCAGAGCTTCCCACACAGTGTGGACCTTATCAGCTATGAGGGACTTCACGCAACCGAAAGCCCATTCATCTGCAACGAGTGTGGGAACACCTTCCAAGGAGGCCCCGATCTTATTCAGCATCAGACAGCGCACACTGGACAGAAGTCCTTCATATGTAATGAGTGTGGAAGGCCCTTTAGCACACATTCAGACCTCCTCAGGCACCGGCTTACCCACCGCAGAGAGAAGCCACATGTGTGTACTGAGTGTGGAAAGGCCTTCGGCCAGAGCTCCAGCCTTAAAAAGCACCAGAAGTCCCATGTGAGCGAGAAGCCCTACGAGTGCAGTGAGTGCGGGAAGGCCTTCAGGAGGACCTCCAACCTCATCCAGCATCAAAGAATCCACTCTGGGGAGAAGCCATACGTGTGCAATGCCTGCGGGAAGGCCTTCAGGCGGAGCTCCAACCTTATCAAACACCAGAGGGTCCACACAGGGGAGAAGCCCTTTGAGTGTGACGAGTGCGGGAAGGCCTTCAGCCAGAGCTCACACCTGAGGAAGCACCAGAGGGTCCACACCGGGGAGAGGCCTTACGCGTGTAGCGAGTGCGGCAAACCCTTTAGCCGGGTGTCCAACCTCATTAAGCATCACAGGGTCCACACGGGGGAGAAGCCCTACAAGTGCAGTGACTGTGGGAAGGCCTTCAGCCAGAGCTCGAGCCTCATCCAGCACCGGAgaatccacactggagagaagcctcACGTGTGCGGTGTgtgtgggaaggccttcagcTACAGCTCAGTGCTCAGAAAGCACCAGATCATCCACACGGGAGAGAAGCCGTATGAGTGCAGCATCTGTGGGAAGGCCTTCAGCCACAGCTCTGCACTCATCCAGCACCAGGGTGTGCACACAGGTGACAAGCCCTATGAGTGTCGCGAGTGCGGGAAGACCTTCGGTCGCAGCTCCAACCTCATCCTGCACCAGCgagttcacactggagagaagccctatgAATGTACTGAGTGTGGGAAAACCTTCAGCCAGAGCTCAACTCTCATCCAGCATCAGAGGATCCATAACGGGTTGAAACCCCACGAGTGTAACCAGTGCGGCAAAGCCTTCAACCGGAGCTCAAACCTCATCCACCACCAGAAagtccacactggagagaagccctacGCATGCATCGAGTGTGGGAAGGGCTTCAGCCAGAGCTCACACCTCATTCAGCATCAGATCATCCACACTG CTCCCTGCCTCCATCTCTGCCTGACGAGACCTCTCGCTTTCACTGCAAGGCAGCTCCTCTGGCTTCATGTTCCTCCTCATCCAGCCTGGATTTGA
- the ZNF16 gene encoding zinc finger protein 16 isoform X7, whose translation MPPRWVPAPGGLGSVPAMPSLRVRPEEAEMELSVPGPSPWIPRTQACVSDAPAVTHPGSALHGPLCCGDAEPEATPPHHQHPDWDPRTEDKEFLQKEEVSEDLESQTETSENHASDVSQTPELGELCDSALERDWEVPEDERQVQSPCWEGDFIPVQVLLKSSSGEKEVDCDDIKRGFRLSPSPVGRQGAPAEERPRPYDMHGQSFPHSVDLISYEGLHATESPFICNECGNTFQGGPDLIQHQTAHTGQKSFICNECGRPFSTHSDLLRHRLTHRREKPHVCTECGKAFGQSSSLKKHQKSHVSEKPYECSECGKAFRRTSNLIQHQRIHSGEKPYVCNACGKAFRRSSNLIKHQRVHTGEKPFECDECGKAFSQSSHLRKHQRVHTGERPYACSECGKPFSRVSNLIKHHRVHTGEKPYKCSDCGKAFSQSSSLIQHRRIHTGEKPHVCGVCGKAFSYSSVLRKHQIIHTGEKPYECSICGKAFSHSSALIQHQGVHTGDKPYECRECGKTFGRSSNLILHQRVHTGEKPYECTECGKTFSQSSTLIQHQRIHNGLKPHECNQCGKAFNRSSNLIHHQKVHTGEKPYACIECGKGFSQSSHLIQHQIIHTAPPPRQHPSGMQLG comes from the exons ATGCCGCCGCGGTGGGTGCCGGCCCCGGGAGGCCTAGGCTCG GTCCCAGCCATGCCCAGCCTCAGAGTACGCCCTGAAGAGGCAGAAATGGAGCTCTCAGTCCCTGGACCATCGCCTTGGATCCCCAGAACACAGGCCTGTGTGAGTGATGCTCCTGCTGTGACCCACCCTGGATCTGCACTTCATGGTCCCCTCTGCTGTGGTGATGCTGAGCCAGAAGCCACCCCCCCTCACCATCAGCATCCAG ATTGGGACCCCAGGACTGAGGACAAGGAGTTTCTTCAGAAGGAAGAAGTTTCTGAGGATTTGGAATCACAGACAGAAACATCCGAAAACCATGCCAGTGATGTTTCCCAGACGCCTGAGCTTGGAGAACTCTGTGACAGTGCATTAGAAAGAGACTGGGAGGTCCCTGAGGATGAGAGACAGGTGCAGTCCCCCTGCTGGGAGGGGGACTTCATACCAGTGCAAGTGCTTCTCAAGAGCTCCTCAGGAGAGAAAGAGGTGGACTGTGATGACATCAAGAGAGGCTTCCGTCTGAGCCCAAGCCCAGTGGGACGTCAGGGAGCCCCTGCAGAAGAGCGGCCACGTCCGTACGACATGCATGGCCAGAGCTTCCCACACAGTGTGGACCTTATCAGCTATGAGGGACTTCACGCAACCGAAAGCCCATTCATCTGCAACGAGTGTGGGAACACCTTCCAAGGAGGCCCCGATCTTATTCAGCATCAGACAGCGCACACTGGACAGAAGTCCTTCATATGTAATGAGTGTGGAAGGCCCTTTAGCACACATTCAGACCTCCTCAGGCACCGGCTTACCCACCGCAGAGAGAAGCCACATGTGTGTACTGAGTGTGGAAAGGCCTTCGGCCAGAGCTCCAGCCTTAAAAAGCACCAGAAGTCCCATGTGAGCGAGAAGCCCTACGAGTGCAGTGAGTGCGGGAAGGCCTTCAGGAGGACCTCCAACCTCATCCAGCATCAAAGAATCCACTCTGGGGAGAAGCCATACGTGTGCAATGCCTGCGGGAAGGCCTTCAGGCGGAGCTCCAACCTTATCAAACACCAGAGGGTCCACACAGGGGAGAAGCCCTTTGAGTGTGACGAGTGCGGGAAGGCCTTCAGCCAGAGCTCACACCTGAGGAAGCACCAGAGGGTCCACACCGGGGAGAGGCCTTACGCGTGTAGCGAGTGCGGCAAACCCTTTAGCCGGGTGTCCAACCTCATTAAGCATCACAGGGTCCACACGGGGGAGAAGCCCTACAAGTGCAGTGACTGTGGGAAGGCCTTCAGCCAGAGCTCGAGCCTCATCCAGCACCGGAgaatccacactggagagaagcctcACGTGTGCGGTGTgtgtgggaaggccttcagcTACAGCTCAGTGCTCAGAAAGCACCAGATCATCCACACGGGAGAGAAGCCGTATGAGTGCAGCATCTGTGGGAAGGCCTTCAGCCACAGCTCTGCACTCATCCAGCACCAGGGTGTGCACACAGGTGACAAGCCCTATGAGTGTCGCGAGTGCGGGAAGACCTTCGGTCGCAGCTCCAACCTCATCCTGCACCAGCgagttcacactggagagaagccctatgAATGTACTGAGTGTGGGAAAACCTTCAGCCAGAGCTCAACTCTCATCCAGCATCAGAGGATCCATAACGGGTTGAAACCCCACGAGTGTAACCAGTGCGGCAAAGCCTTCAACCGGAGCTCAAACCTCATCCACCACCAGAAagtccacactggagagaagccctacGCATGCATCGAGTGTGGGAAGGGCTTCAGCCAGAGCTCACACCTCATTCAGCATCAGATCATCCACACTG CCCCTCCCCCAAGGCAACACCCCAGTGGGATGCAGCTTGGATAG
- the ZNF16 gene encoding zinc finger protein 16 isoform X3, with translation MPPRWVPAPGGLGSVPAMPSLRVRPEEAEMELSVPGPSPWIPRTQACVSDAPAVTHPGSALHGPLCCGDAEPEATPPHHQHPDWDPRTEDKEFLQKEEVSEDLESQTETSENHASDVSQTPELGELCDSALERDWEVPEDERQVQSPCWEGDFIPVQVLLKSSSGEKEVDCDDIKRGFRLSPSPVGRQGAPAEERPRPYDMHGQSFPHSVDLISYEGLHATESPFICNECGNTFQGGPDLIQHQTAHTGQKSFICNECGRPFSTHSDLLRHRLTHRREKPHVCTECGKAFGQSSSLKKHQKSHVSEKPYECSECGKAFRRTSNLIQHQRIHSGEKPYVCNACGKAFRRSSNLIKHQRVHTGEKPFECDECGKAFSQSSHLRKHQRVHTGERPYACSECGKPFSRVSNLIKHHRVHTGEKPYKCSDCGKAFSQSSSLIQHRRIHTGEKPHVCGVCGKAFSYSSVLRKHQIIHTGEKPYECSICGKAFSHSSALIQHQGVHTGDKPYECRECGKTFGRSSNLILHQRVHTGEKPYECTECGKTFSQSSTLIQHQRIHNGLKPHECNQCGKAFNRSSNLIHHQKVHTGEKPYACIECGKGFSQSSHLIQHQIIHTGERPYQCSECGKSFSQRSVLIQHQRIHTGVKPYDCTACGKAFSQRSKLVKHQLIHTRE, from the exons ATGCCGCCGCGGTGGGTGCCGGCCCCGGGAGGCCTAGGCTCG GTCCCAGCCATGCCCAGCCTCAGAGTACGCCCTGAAGAGGCAGAAATGGAGCTCTCAGTCCCTGGACCATCGCCTTGGATCCCCAGAACACAGGCCTGTGTGAGTGATGCTCCTGCTGTGACCCACCCTGGATCTGCACTTCATGGTCCCCTCTGCTGTGGTGATGCTGAGCCAGAAGCCACCCCCCCTCACCATCAGCATCCAG ATTGGGACCCCAGGACTGAGGACAAGGAGTTTCTTCAGAAGGAAGAAGTTTCTGAGGATTTGGAATCACAGACAGAAACATCCGAAAACCATGCCAGTGATGTTTCCCAGACGCCTGAGCTTGGAGAACTCTGTGACAGTGCATTAGAAAGAGACTGGGAGGTCCCTGAGGATGAGAGACAGGTGCAGTCCCCCTGCTGGGAGGGGGACTTCATACCAGTGCAAGTGCTTCTCAAGAGCTCCTCAGGAGAGAAAGAGGTGGACTGTGATGACATCAAGAGAGGCTTCCGTCTGAGCCCAAGCCCAGTGGGACGTCAGGGAGCCCCTGCAGAAGAGCGGCCACGTCCGTACGACATGCATGGCCAGAGCTTCCCACACAGTGTGGACCTTATCAGCTATGAGGGACTTCACGCAACCGAAAGCCCATTCATCTGCAACGAGTGTGGGAACACCTTCCAAGGAGGCCCCGATCTTATTCAGCATCAGACAGCGCACACTGGACAGAAGTCCTTCATATGTAATGAGTGTGGAAGGCCCTTTAGCACACATTCAGACCTCCTCAGGCACCGGCTTACCCACCGCAGAGAGAAGCCACATGTGTGTACTGAGTGTGGAAAGGCCTTCGGCCAGAGCTCCAGCCTTAAAAAGCACCAGAAGTCCCATGTGAGCGAGAAGCCCTACGAGTGCAGTGAGTGCGGGAAGGCCTTCAGGAGGACCTCCAACCTCATCCAGCATCAAAGAATCCACTCTGGGGAGAAGCCATACGTGTGCAATGCCTGCGGGAAGGCCTTCAGGCGGAGCTCCAACCTTATCAAACACCAGAGGGTCCACACAGGGGAGAAGCCCTTTGAGTGTGACGAGTGCGGGAAGGCCTTCAGCCAGAGCTCACACCTGAGGAAGCACCAGAGGGTCCACACCGGGGAGAGGCCTTACGCGTGTAGCGAGTGCGGCAAACCCTTTAGCCGGGTGTCCAACCTCATTAAGCATCACAGGGTCCACACGGGGGAGAAGCCCTACAAGTGCAGTGACTGTGGGAAGGCCTTCAGCCAGAGCTCGAGCCTCATCCAGCACCGGAgaatccacactggagagaagcctcACGTGTGCGGTGTgtgtgggaaggccttcagcTACAGCTCAGTGCTCAGAAAGCACCAGATCATCCACACGGGAGAGAAGCCGTATGAGTGCAGCATCTGTGGGAAGGCCTTCAGCCACAGCTCTGCACTCATCCAGCACCAGGGTGTGCACACAGGTGACAAGCCCTATGAGTGTCGCGAGTGCGGGAAGACCTTCGGTCGCAGCTCCAACCTCATCCTGCACCAGCgagttcacactggagagaagccctatgAATGTACTGAGTGTGGGAAAACCTTCAGCCAGAGCTCAACTCTCATCCAGCATCAGAGGATCCATAACGGGTTGAAACCCCACGAGTGTAACCAGTGCGGCAAAGCCTTCAACCGGAGCTCAAACCTCATCCACCACCAGAAagtccacactggagagaagccctacGCATGCATCGAGTGTGGGAAGGGCTTCAGCCAGAGCTCACACCTCATTCAGCATCAGATCATCCACACTGGTGAGAGGCCCTATCAGTGCAGTGAGTGTGGGAAGTCCTTCAGTCAGCGCTCGGTCCTCATCCAGCACCAGAGGATTCACACTGGGGTGAAGCCCTAtgactgcacggcttgtgggaaagccttcagccAGCGGTCAAAGTTGGTCAAGCACCAGCTGATTCACACCAGGGAGTGA
- the ZNF16 gene encoding zinc finger protein 16 isoform X4 produces MPSLRVRPEEAEMELSVPGPSPWIPRTQACVSDAPAVTHPGSALHGPLCCGDAEPEATPPHHQHPDWDPRTEDKEFLQKEEVSEDLESQTETSENHASDVSQTPELGELCDSALERDWEVPEDERQVQSPCWEGDFIPVQVLLKSSSGEKEVDCDDIKRGFRLSPSPVGRQGAPAEERPRPYDMHGQSFPHSVDLISYEGLHATESPFICNECGNTFQGGPDLIQHQTAHTGQKSFICNECGRPFSTHSDLLRHRLTHRREKPHVCTECGKAFGQSSSLKKHQKSHVSEKPYECSECGKAFRRTSNLIQHQRIHSGEKPYVCNACGKAFRRSSNLIKHQRVHTGEKPFECDECGKAFSQSSHLRKHQRVHTGERPYACSECGKPFSRVSNLIKHHRVHTGEKPYKCSDCGKAFSQSSSLIQHRRIHTGEKPHVCGVCGKAFSYSSVLRKHQIIHTGEKPYECSICGKAFSHSSALIQHQGVHTGDKPYECRECGKTFGRSSNLILHQRVHTGEKPYECTECGKTFSQSSTLIQHQRIHNGLKPHECNQCGKAFNRSSNLIHHQKVHTGEKPYACIECGKGFSQSSHLIQHQIIHTGERPYQCSECGKSFSQRSVLIQHQRIHTGVKPYDCTACGKAFSQRSKLVKHQLIHTRE; encoded by the exons ATGCCCAGCCTCAGAGTACGCCCTGAAGAGGCAGAAATGGAGCTCTCAGTCCCTGGACCATCGCCTTGGATCCCCAGAACACAGGCCTGTGTGAGTGATGCTCCTGCTGTGACCCACCCTGGATCTGCACTTCATGGTCCCCTCTGCTGTGGTGATGCTGAGCCAGAAGCCACCCCCCCTCACCATCAGCATCCAG ATTGGGACCCCAGGACTGAGGACAAGGAGTTTCTTCAGAAGGAAGAAGTTTCTGAGGATTTGGAATCACAGACAGAAACATCCGAAAACCATGCCAGTGATGTTTCCCAGACGCCTGAGCTTGGAGAACTCTGTGACAGTGCATTAGAAAGAGACTGGGAGGTCCCTGAGGATGAGAGACAGGTGCAGTCCCCCTGCTGGGAGGGGGACTTCATACCAGTGCAAGTGCTTCTCAAGAGCTCCTCAGGAGAGAAAGAGGTGGACTGTGATGACATCAAGAGAGGCTTCCGTCTGAGCCCAAGCCCAGTGGGACGTCAGGGAGCCCCTGCAGAAGAGCGGCCACGTCCGTACGACATGCATGGCCAGAGCTTCCCACACAGTGTGGACCTTATCAGCTATGAGGGACTTCACGCAACCGAAAGCCCATTCATCTGCAACGAGTGTGGGAACACCTTCCAAGGAGGCCCCGATCTTATTCAGCATCAGACAGCGCACACTGGACAGAAGTCCTTCATATGTAATGAGTGTGGAAGGCCCTTTAGCACACATTCAGACCTCCTCAGGCACCGGCTTACCCACCGCAGAGAGAAGCCACATGTGTGTACTGAGTGTGGAAAGGCCTTCGGCCAGAGCTCCAGCCTTAAAAAGCACCAGAAGTCCCATGTGAGCGAGAAGCCCTACGAGTGCAGTGAGTGCGGGAAGGCCTTCAGGAGGACCTCCAACCTCATCCAGCATCAAAGAATCCACTCTGGGGAGAAGCCATACGTGTGCAATGCCTGCGGGAAGGCCTTCAGGCGGAGCTCCAACCTTATCAAACACCAGAGGGTCCACACAGGGGAGAAGCCCTTTGAGTGTGACGAGTGCGGGAAGGCCTTCAGCCAGAGCTCACACCTGAGGAAGCACCAGAGGGTCCACACCGGGGAGAGGCCTTACGCGTGTAGCGAGTGCGGCAAACCCTTTAGCCGGGTGTCCAACCTCATTAAGCATCACAGGGTCCACACGGGGGAGAAGCCCTACAAGTGCAGTGACTGTGGGAAGGCCTTCAGCCAGAGCTCGAGCCTCATCCAGCACCGGAgaatccacactggagagaagcctcACGTGTGCGGTGTgtgtgggaaggccttcagcTACAGCTCAGTGCTCAGAAAGCACCAGATCATCCACACGGGAGAGAAGCCGTATGAGTGCAGCATCTGTGGGAAGGCCTTCAGCCACAGCTCTGCACTCATCCAGCACCAGGGTGTGCACACAGGTGACAAGCCCTATGAGTGTCGCGAGTGCGGGAAGACCTTCGGTCGCAGCTCCAACCTCATCCTGCACCAGCgagttcacactggagagaagccctatgAATGTACTGAGTGTGGGAAAACCTTCAGCCAGAGCTCAACTCTCATCCAGCATCAGAGGATCCATAACGGGTTGAAACCCCACGAGTGTAACCAGTGCGGCAAAGCCTTCAACCGGAGCTCAAACCTCATCCACCACCAGAAagtccacactggagagaagccctacGCATGCATCGAGTGTGGGAAGGGCTTCAGCCAGAGCTCACACCTCATTCAGCATCAGATCATCCACACTGGTGAGAGGCCCTATCAGTGCAGTGAGTGTGGGAAGTCCTTCAGTCAGCGCTCGGTCCTCATCCAGCACCAGAGGATTCACACTGGGGTGAAGCCCTAtgactgcacggcttgtgggaaagccttcagccAGCGGTCAAAGTTGGTCAAGCACCAGCTGATTCACACCAGGGAGTGA